A region of Streptomyces deccanensis DNA encodes the following proteins:
- a CDS encoding MFS transporter, giving the protein MSETVGTTKTTKTTETGDAHANRWKALVFIALAQLMVVLDATIVNIALPSAQQDLGISDGNRQWVITAYALAFGGLLLFGGRISDIWGRKRTFVTGLIGFAGASALGGAATGEAMMLGARALQGVFGALLAPAALSLLAVMFTDAKERAKAFGIYGAIAGGGGAVGLILGGFLTEYLDWRWTFFVNIPFAVIAAVGAYLVIREPEGGRNRSPLDIPGVVLSTLGLVSLVYGFTRAESDGWGDSMTITLFVASAVLLAAFVFVESKVKAPLLPLRVLLERNRGGVYLSLGLAIIAMFGLFLFLTYYLQIVKGYSPVKTGFAFLPMIAGMIIGSTQIGTRLMTRVAPRLLMAPGFLVAGLGMLLLTQMEVGSSYTTLLLPAQLLLGLGMGTAFMPAMSLATYGVEPRDAGVASAMVNTSQQVGGAIGTALLNTIAASATTSYIADHIGSATSKPAAQLVQLEGMVNGYTNAIWFAVAILVASAAIAFTLITTGKPDMTAASADGEDASNEVKVPVIAH; this is encoded by the coding sequence ATGTCCGAAACAGTCGGCACAACCAAGACGACCAAGACAACCGAGACCGGCGACGCGCACGCCAACCGCTGGAAAGCGCTCGTCTTCATCGCCCTCGCCCAGCTGATGGTCGTGCTCGACGCGACCATCGTGAACATCGCCCTCCCCTCCGCCCAGCAGGACCTGGGGATATCCGACGGCAACCGTCAGTGGGTCATCACCGCGTACGCCCTGGCCTTCGGCGGTCTGCTGCTCTTCGGCGGCCGTATCTCCGACATCTGGGGCCGTAAGCGCACCTTCGTCACCGGTCTGATCGGCTTCGCCGGCGCCTCCGCACTGGGCGGCGCGGCCACCGGTGAGGCGATGATGCTGGGCGCCCGCGCCCTCCAGGGCGTCTTCGGCGCGCTGCTCGCGCCCGCCGCGCTCTCCCTCCTCGCGGTGATGTTCACCGACGCCAAGGAGCGCGCCAAGGCGTTCGGCATCTACGGTGCCATCGCCGGTGGCGGCGGCGCCGTGGGCCTGATCCTCGGCGGCTTCCTCACCGAGTACCTGGACTGGCGCTGGACGTTCTTCGTCAACATCCCGTTCGCGGTGATCGCCGCGGTCGGCGCGTACCTGGTCATCCGTGAGCCGGAGGGCGGCCGCAACCGCTCCCCGCTCGACATCCCCGGCGTGGTCCTGTCCACCCTGGGTCTGGTCTCCCTGGTCTACGGCTTCACGCGGGCCGAGTCCGACGGGTGGGGCGACTCGATGACGATCACCCTGTTCGTCGCCTCGGCGGTGCTGCTCGCGGCCTTCGTGTTCGTCGAGTCCAAGGTGAAGGCCCCGCTGCTGCCCCTGCGCGTGCTCCTGGAGCGCAACCGCGGCGGTGTCTACCTCTCGCTCGGCCTCGCGATCATCGCGATGTTCGGCCTGTTCCTCTTCCTGACCTACTACCTGCAGATCGTGAAGGGGTACTCCCCGGTCAAGACGGGCTTCGCCTTCCTGCCCATGATCGCGGGCATGATCATCGGCTCGACCCAGATCGGCACCCGCCTGATGACCCGGGTCGCGCCGCGCCTGCTGATGGCCCCGGGCTTCCTGGTCGCCGGTCTCGGCATGCTCCTGCTGACCCAGATGGAGGTCGGCTCCTCGTACACCACCCTGCTCCTGCCGGCCCAGCTGCTGCTCGGCCTCGGTATGGGTACGGCGTTCATGCCGGCGATGTCCCTGGCGACCTACGGGGTCGAACCGCGTGACGCGGGCGTGGCCTCCGCCATGGTCAACACCTCGCAGCAGGTCGGCGGCGCCATCGGTACGGCCCTGCTGAACACGATCGCCGCCTCGGCCACCACGTCCTACATCGCGGACCACATCGGCTCGGCCACCTCGAAGCCGGCCGCCCAGCTGGTCCAGCTGGAGGGCATGGTCAACGGCTACACCAACGCCATCTGGTTCGCCGTGGCCATCCTCGTGGCCTCCGCCGCCATCGCCTTCACCCTCATCACGACGGGCAAGCCCGACATGACGGCGGCCTCGGCCGACGGCGAGGACGCGTCGAACGAGGTCAAGGTCCCGGTGATCGCCCACTGA
- a CDS encoding TetR/AcrR family transcriptional regulator: MESTTATAVRRKVPRPRADALRNRERIVTAAREMFVEFGPEVPLDEIARRAGVGNATLYRNFPDREALVREVVCSVMDRTALAAETALTETGDAFEALSRFVHTSADERVSALCPMIQSSFDKHHPDLEAARERLEEQVEGIMRRARDAGQLRSDVGVGDLMIAVSQLSRPPAGTQCAGVDRFVHRHLQLLLDGMRAPAPSELPGAPVTVEDLRRPCPS; this comes from the coding sequence GTGGAGAGCACCACCGCCACCGCCGTGCGTCGCAAGGTGCCTCGCCCTCGGGCGGACGCCCTGCGCAACCGGGAGCGGATCGTCACCGCCGCCCGGGAGATGTTCGTGGAGTTCGGCCCCGAGGTGCCGCTCGACGAGATCGCCCGCCGGGCCGGTGTCGGCAACGCCACGCTGTACCGCAACTTCCCGGACCGTGAGGCACTGGTCCGTGAGGTCGTCTGCTCGGTCATGGACCGTACGGCCCTCGCGGCGGAGACCGCGCTCACCGAGACCGGTGACGCGTTCGAGGCGCTCTCGCGCTTCGTGCACACCTCGGCCGACGAACGGGTCAGCGCGCTCTGCCCGATGATCCAGAGCTCGTTCGACAAGCACCACCCCGACCTCGAGGCGGCGCGTGAGCGCCTGGAGGAGCAGGTCGAAGGGATCATGCGGCGCGCCCGGGACGCCGGGCAGCTGCGCTCCGACGTGGGTGTCGGCGACCTGATGATCGCCGTCAGCCAGCTCAGCAGGCCACCGGCCGGCACCCAGTGCGCGGGCGTCGACCGCTTCGTCCACCGCCATCTGCAACTGCTCCTGGACGGGATGCGCGCCCCGGCTCCCTCCGAACTGCCCGGCGCACCCGTGACCGTGGAGGACCTCCGGAGGCCGTGCCCGTCCTGA
- a CDS encoding M6 family metalloprotease domain-containing protein — MQQPFRRSGIPPRRIRPRRTRARRMRPRRLVALASVTALTLAVSTSAGAGRLMAKDKATAAGATAVVRGSALGPCMIRGPLGTQMSEGIPTPPGYSRSTGTVRALNLMIDFSDAPGEGSAMDRFAEFAPQTQKWFRTSSYGRIDYRPEAPLTEWLRMPRSFRSYDIERGAPFDPGYRRLVQDMVRAADPLVDFRSYDLVNVLVTPNAGPSALDTVLSVTFAGNREAPVADGVPVSNASFVYSRQDDGSGSYGETGYRVLPHENGHAFGLPDLYTHEGGGAVGHWDIMSEDWGVDNDLLGWHKWKLGWLDETQVACVAHVGSAEYLLTPLASEGGAKLIVVPLSSRTAYVAELRTRAGNDAVVCRPGVLVYRVDAAVDTGNGPIKVHDARRDSGGCTRSPNVHAELSDAPLAVGETFKDARAGVEIAVAGVDVGGNHRVVVSRR, encoded by the coding sequence ATGCAGCAGCCGTTCCGCAGAAGCGGGATACCTCCGCGCCGGATACGCCCCCGGCGGACCCGTGCGCGCCGGATGCGTCCGCGCCGGCTCGTCGCGCTCGCGTCCGTCACCGCCCTCACGCTCGCGGTCAGCACCTCCGCAGGCGCCGGGCGCCTGATGGCGAAGGACAAGGCGACGGCCGCGGGGGCCACCGCCGTGGTCCGCGGTTCGGCGCTCGGCCCCTGCATGATCCGCGGCCCGCTCGGCACCCAGATGTCCGAGGGCATCCCGACCCCGCCCGGCTACTCCCGCTCCACCGGCACGGTCCGCGCCCTCAACCTGATGATCGACTTCTCCGACGCCCCCGGTGAGGGCAGCGCGATGGACCGCTTCGCGGAGTTCGCGCCGCAGACCCAGAAATGGTTCAGGACGAGTTCGTACGGCCGTATCGACTACCGTCCCGAGGCCCCGCTCACCGAGTGGCTGCGGATGCCGAGGTCCTTCCGCTCCTACGACATAGAGCGCGGCGCCCCCTTCGACCCCGGCTACCGCCGGCTGGTCCAGGACATGGTGCGGGCCGCCGATCCACTCGTGGACTTCCGGTCGTACGACCTCGTCAACGTCCTCGTCACGCCGAACGCGGGGCCCTCCGCCCTCGACACCGTCCTGTCGGTGACGTTCGCGGGCAACCGGGAGGCGCCGGTCGCGGACGGTGTGCCGGTCTCCAACGCGTCCTTCGTCTACAGCCGCCAGGACGACGGCTCGGGCTCGTACGGGGAGACCGGGTACCGGGTCCTCCCTCACGAGAACGGCCATGCCTTCGGCCTTCCCGACCTCTACACCCACGAGGGCGGGGGCGCGGTGGGGCACTGGGACATCATGAGCGAGGACTGGGGCGTCGACAACGATCTGCTGGGCTGGCACAAGTGGAAGCTCGGGTGGCTCGACGAGACGCAGGTGGCGTGTGTGGCGCACGTCGGTTCGGCGGAGTACCTGCTGACGCCGCTCGCCTCCGAGGGCGGGGCGAAGCTGATCGTCGTGCCGCTCAGTTCCCGTACGGCGTACGTGGCGGAGTTGCGGACGCGGGCGGGCAACGACGCGGTGGTGTGCCGGCCGGGGGTGCTCGTCTACCGGGTCGACGCGGCCGTCGACACCGGGAACGGGCCGATCAAGGTCCACGATGCGCGGCGGGACAGCGGGGGGTGCACGCGCAGCCCCAACGTCCACGCGGAGCTCTCCGACGCGCCGCTCGCCGTCGGCGAGACGTTCAAGGACGCGCGGGCGGGGGTGGAGATCGCTGTGGCGGGGGTGGATGTCGGGGGGAACCATCGGGTGGTGGTGAGTCGGAGGTGA
- a CDS encoding IclR family transcriptional regulator domain-containing protein, with protein MLPNAPGAAAASAPAPAEAVAPLMRGITVLRRLTEADGTLSPSALEKATGLARSTVDRITATLARMGYVRLDGRDAVLAPRLMELGNAYLAAIRLPRLLDAHADALADELDESVSLAVRDQDGVRFIHQATRRRAMSLSFRIGDLLPAERTAPGPLFATEWEPADWARWRARRTADPEGRGFPAVPPRGGAYDDFEDRTAEAGAQGWALDDQLIEPGLVAVSVPVRDPRTGRVACVASVVSHTSRHTTDSLRSTLLPRLRATVAEMERELRESTRLPRSTEPPRPARLPRSRELTGSGELTEGSGALGLAAWTGASKQELGREFVESLARGLTVITSFGEGRAALTLTEVAQATGLARATARRALITLEHLGYVESYDRVFRLTPRVLGLGFPPLSMLPLPAIAAPHLAELSARVHDSASLAVLTGGAEEVQYTARVATSRIMSVNITLGTRLPAYATSLGRVMLADLLPEVPLPEPLAPLTPYTVTDRRELLTLLEGVRGAGYALVDGELEEGLRSIAVPVRERGGRVVAAVNVAMHSSRRSVEECVAEVLPELRAAVGRIEGELAVAGMFRRVPEV; from the coding sequence ATGCTCCCGAACGCCCCCGGCGCGGCCGCCGCCTCCGCGCCCGCGCCCGCCGAAGCCGTCGCACCCCTGATGCGGGGGATCACCGTGCTGCGCCGGCTCACCGAAGCGGACGGAACGCTGAGCCCGAGTGCGCTGGAGAAGGCGACCGGCCTCGCACGTTCCACCGTGGACCGGATCACGGCGACGCTGGCCCGCATGGGCTACGTACGGCTGGACGGCCGTGACGCCGTCCTCGCCCCCCGGCTGATGGAGCTGGGCAACGCCTATCTCGCCGCCATCCGCCTCCCCCGCCTCCTGGACGCCCACGCGGACGCCCTCGCCGACGAACTCGACGAGTCCGTGTCCCTGGCGGTCCGCGACCAGGACGGCGTCCGCTTCATCCACCAGGCCACCCGCCGCCGCGCGATGTCCCTCAGCTTCCGCATCGGCGACCTCCTCCCGGCCGAACGCACCGCACCTGGCCCGCTGTTCGCCACCGAGTGGGAGCCGGCCGACTGGGCCCGGTGGCGCGCCCGCCGCACGGCCGACCCCGAGGGCCGCGGCTTCCCGGCGGTCCCCCCGCGAGGCGGTGCCTACGACGACTTCGAGGACCGTACGGCTGAGGCGGGCGCCCAGGGGTGGGCGCTGGACGACCAGTTGATCGAACCGGGGCTGGTCGCGGTGTCCGTACCCGTACGGGATCCGCGTACGGGCCGGGTCGCGTGTGTGGCGAGCGTCGTCAGCCACACGAGCCGGCACACCACGGATTCACTGCGCTCGACGCTGCTGCCCCGGCTGCGGGCGACGGTGGCGGAGATGGAACGGGAGCTGCGGGAGTCGACGAGACTCCCCAGATCGACGGAACCTCCCCGACCGGCGAGACTGCCCCGGTCGAGGGAGCTGACCGGGTCGGGCGAGCTGACGGAGGGGTCGGGGGCCCTCGGGCTCGCCGCCTGGACGGGTGCGTCCAAGCAGGAGCTGGGCCGGGAGTTCGTAGAGTCGCTGGCCCGGGGGCTCACCGTGATCACCTCGTTCGGCGAGGGCCGGGCCGCACTCACCCTCACCGAGGTCGCGCAGGCCACCGGGCTCGCCCGGGCGACGGCCCGGCGCGCGCTGATCACCCTCGAACACCTCGGGTACGTCGAGTCGTACGACCGGGTCTTCCGCCTGACCCCCCGGGTGCTGGGCCTGGGCTTCCCGCCCCTGTCGATGCTGCCCCTCCCCGCGATCGCCGCGCCGCACCTGGCCGAACTCTCCGCGCGCGTCCACGACTCGGCGTCCCTCGCGGTCCTCACCGGGGGCGCGGAGGAGGTGCAGTACACGGCGCGGGTCGCCACCAGCCGCATCATGAGCGTCAACATCACCCTCGGGACGCGGCTGCCGGCGTACGCGACGTCCCTGGGTCGGGTGATGCTCGCCGATCTGCTCCCCGAGGTCCCCCTGCCGGAGCCTCTCGCCCCGCTGACCCCGTACACGGTCACCGACCGGCGGGAGCTGCTGACCCTCCTGGAAGGGGTGCGGGGCGCCGGATACGCCCTGGTCGACGGGGAGTTGGAGGAGGGGCTGCGGTCCATCGCCGTACCCGTGCGGGAGCGGGGCGGACGGGTCGTCGCCGCGGTGAACGTCGCGATGCACAGCAGTCGGCGGTCGGTCGAGGAGTGCGTGGCGGAGGTGCTGCCCGAGCTGCGGGCGGCGGTGGGGCGGATCGAGGGGGAGCTCGCGGTGGCGGGGATGTTCCGGCGCGTACCGGAGGTCTGA